The Verrucomicrobium spinosum DSM 4136 = JCM 18804 DNA segment TGGCCTGCCGCCGACTCCGTCAGAGGTGGATGACTATTTGCGGGACGCTTCGCCACAGGCCTATGAACGAGTGGTGGATCGCCTCCTGAATGGCTCTGCCTTTGGCGAACAGATGGCGCGTTACTGGCTGGACCTGGCGCGCTATGCGGATACCCACGGGCTGCATCTGGACAATGAGAGATCCATGTGGCCCTATCGGGACTGGGTGGTGCGGGCGTTTAACGAGAATCTGCCCTTTGACCAATTCACGGAGTGGCAGCTTGCTGGTGATCTTATTCCCCAAGCATCTCGGGATCAGGAGATCGCCTCGGGGTTCAATCGGTGCAATGTCACCACCAGTGAGGGGGGCAGCATCAATGAGGAGTTCGTCTTCCGCTATGCAGTGGATCGCGCCTCCACCGCTGTGGAGGTGTGGATGGGGCTGACGGCTGGCTGTGCCGTCTGCCACGATCACAAGTTTGATCCTATTTCGCAGAAAGAGTTTTATTCCCTCTACGCCTTCTTCAACAGCGCGGCGGACCCGGCGATGGATGGCAATATCCTGCTCACCCCACCGGTGCTGAAGCTGAGCAGTGCAGAGCAGGCCCGCCAGTTGAAGGAGTACGATGAGAAGCTGGCTTCCCTGAGCGCGCGCATGACATCGATGCTGGCGCAGATGCCGTACACGGATCCCGCCACCGTTCAGCCCCGTCCTCCGGTTCAGGAGTCGGAGACCGTGTGGGTGGAGGATGATTTCCCTGCCGGTGTGACGGCCCAGCATGCGGGGCAGCATCCGCTCCAGTGGATCGCAGATGCTGCGGGCAAGATCTTCAGCGGCAAGAGAGTCATCATGCGGAAGGACACTGGTCTGGCGCAGGATTTCTTTTCCGGCCTGAGGGAGCCGTTTGTCCTCCCTGCCGGTGGGCGGATTTTCGTGCACGTCTATCTTGAACCTGAGAATCTGCCCAAGGCAGTGATGCTGCAACTGCACTTGGATGGCTGGTCGCACCGGGCGGTATGGGGTGACGTTGAAGCGATTCCGTTTGGAGAGGTGAATACAGAGCAGCGCAAGAGCATGGGGCCTTTGCCGAAGGCGGGCGAATGGGTGCGCTTGGAAGTGCCCATGGAGGCGCTCAAGCTCAAGGCGGGGACGAAGGTGACGGGGCTGGCCTTCACACAGCAGGGGGGCACCGTGTACTGGGACAAGGCGGGCGTGAAGAGCCGGGTGGATCCCGTGACGGCTGAGGAAGAGTCTGAGACTGCGTGGCTGACGAAATGGCAGGGCAAACGCCATCCTGAGGCACCCGACGATGTGCGTGACATTCTGCGCACCAAGAAGCCAGAGGAGCGCGCAGACGCTCAGAAACAGCGGCTGCGTGCCTACTGGCTTGAGAAAGTGAGTCGGGCGGGCCGGGCTCTGGTGGCGGACCTTCAGGCGGAACGCGCCCCCGTGGAGCAGGCCAGGAAGCAACTGGATGAGGCCATACCTGCTACGCTGATGATGAAGGACCTGCCCACACCGCGGGACAGCTTTGTCATGAAACGCGGCCAGTATGATCAGCCAGGGGAGAAGGTGCAGCGCGGTACACCTGCGGTCTTTCCAGGTCTGAAGAAGCGCGATGGG contains these protein-coding regions:
- a CDS encoding PSD1 and planctomycete cytochrome C domain-containing protein, whose translation is MMAIQMPALVSALLVASSAALSAAGDAPVRRISFNRDIRPILSDNCFACHGFDAKHRKAGLRLDIEDGARQPNDDGRVAVKPGDLASSEVWQRIITDDADELMPPQDSHKTLKPAQRELIRRWIEEGGEYEIHWSFIAPSLPKVPDLLRSENLGPSGAVDAFVTSRLKSEGLQPSPEADRATLIRRVTFDLTGLPPTPSEVDDYLRDASPQAYERVVDRLLNGSAFGEQMARYWLDLARYADTHGLHLDNERSMWPYRDWVVRAFNENLPFDQFTEWQLAGDLIPQASRDQEIASGFNRCNVTTSEGGSINEEFVFRYAVDRASTAVEVWMGLTAGCAVCHDHKFDPISQKEFYSLYAFFNSAADPAMDGNILLTPPVLKLSSAEQARQLKEYDEKLASLSARMTSMLAQMPYTDPATVQPRPPVQESETVWVEDDFPAGVTAQHAGQHPLQWIADAAGKIFSGKRVIMRKDTGLAQDFFSGLREPFVLPAGGRIFVHVYLEPENLPKAVMLQLHLDGWSHRAVWGDVEAIPFGEVNTEQRKSMGPLPKAGEWVRLEVPMEALKLKAGTKVTGLAFTQQGGTVYWDKAGVKSRVDPVTAEEESETAWLTKWQGKRHPEAPDDVRDILRTKKPEERADAQKQRLRAYWLEKVSRAGRALVADLQAERAPVEQARKQLDEAIPATLMMKDLPTPRDSFVMKRGQYDQPGEKVQRGTPAVFPGLKKRDGDAKADYDRLDLARWLVSPDHPLTARVAVNRLWQQFFGIGLVKTSADFGSQGEPPSHPELLDWLAVTYRESGWDTKAFVRLLVTSQTYRQSSRVTPELLARDPENRLLARGPRFRLDAEQLRDNALYVSGLLDPTMGGKGVKPYQPENIWEPVGFGGSNTRNYKQDAGSALYRRTLYTFLKRTAPPPSMTTFDAPNREQSCTRRERSNTPLQALQLMNDVQHFEAARHFGQRMIKEGGRANWERLSWGWKVATSRLPTDDEMAVVQETLKLHLERYRSSPDAAKLVMSAGESKPDPALEPGELAAYTMVANLLLNLDETLTRN